A single window of Candidatus Obscuribacter sp. DNA harbors:
- a CDS encoding response regulator, which yields MKVLLVDDDANIRTVALIGLEDTPEWDIREASSGQEALDLAAQEKPDLILLDMMMPGLDGVSTFERFRQNPATRDIPIIFMTAKVQKNEVEGYRNLGAKGVIIKPFDPLGLADEIMGILGT from the coding sequence ATGAAAGTTTTGCTGGTTGATGACGACGCCAATATTCGTACCGTCGCTTTAATTGGATTGGAAGATACGCCAGAGTGGGATATTCGTGAAGCAAGCTCGGGGCAGGAAGCCCTTGATCTGGCAGCTCAAGAAAAACCAGATCTTATTTTGCTGGATATGATGATGCCTGGACTGGACGGAGTTTCGACCTTCGAGCGCTTCAGACAAAATCCAGCTACCAGGGATATCCCCATAATTTTTATGACTGCCAAAGTGCAAAAAAACGAAGTTGAAGGCTATCGCAATCTGGGCGCAAAAGGTGTCATTATCAAGCCTTTCGATCCGCTTGGTCTGGCTGACGAAATAATGGGAATTCTCGGCACGTAG
- a CDS encoding response regulator yields MTGVNIIKARFATIWIATAAITSASLYFLNKQNEIVTEQSALVAHTHEVLKSLQEVRGNNLRAESNIRAYLLTLDDRFLQERQKAVLTVQDGISQLDVLTQDNSEQGQNLRVLRSLMQQRLDYSKQMIVGHAKGKKPPSVVSEQVRTSFEMTSKIDAQIKLMTEEEKRLLELRRAAFERAMVEARNIELILALLSVIGLTGALILTYRYMQAKMQADERFRAIFDHTYQFIGLLSPDGRILEVNRTALEFVGITATQARGLYFWDSPWWSYSDETKKQAKDAVTSANKGNFVRFETVHYGPDGRSITVDFSLKPVLDKSGKVIYLLPEGRDVSEQRAAQRLVEDSENRLRAVFTCLAEGVYQIDLDGNLVYMNKAAERLLGHTQAELMGRSMHEAIHSVTPEGEFRSAHDSPLLRVAQTGVVCRVSEDWFQRIDGTFMPVEYVSSPLQQDGKIVGAVVAFQDISLRRDAENRVSEFYSSVSHELRTPLTSIRGALKLLEAGKGGELAPRGKHLVTMGRQECDRLVRLINDILDIRKIEAGKLELRLENVNASAFVEQTVDSLKTLAQESNVKLKVDASCDMDVSVDKDRLTQILTNLISNAIKFSPADGEVLVRVARDNDSVRFSVMDHGVGISIANQQKLFRLFQQVDSTDARPKGGTGLGLAISKALVEQHGGRIGVDSQEGQGSIFWFTIPLPTISFAREQLAPQAVASRPLVLVVEDDESLATVLLFSLLDRFDIKQARSIHEALTKIEADKPKVILLDIHLPDGSGVDLLDKLRASPDTEDIPVVLMSGDEPKRSHYVHPLVVDFMRKPFAENVLIETLERALKYRPARLASAVVAEDDDFTRDLLVQQLTRLGVKCRAASSGEEALNILRAQKTDLLILDLGLPGMDGARVVDTLKEEGLGNMPLLVYTARDLNATQKAHITLGPTRHLTKSLASEEQLLATIRELLAGLTLSTESGVFDTLSQAKIDTHKKVLYDNLKQEKEN; encoded by the coding sequence GTGACTGGGGTAAATATCATCAAAGCTCGTTTTGCTACTATCTGGATTGCCACGGCAGCTATAACATCTGCTTCGCTTTATTTTTTGAATAAGCAAAATGAGATTGTTACTGAGCAGTCAGCTCTGGTAGCACATACCCATGAAGTGCTGAAATCCTTACAAGAAGTACGGGGTAATAATCTCAGAGCAGAAAGTAATATCCGCGCTTATTTGCTGACTTTAGACGATAGGTTTTTGCAAGAACGCCAAAAAGCTGTGCTGACAGTGCAAGATGGCATCTCTCAGTTGGATGTATTGACCCAGGATAACAGCGAGCAGGGTCAAAACCTCAGGGTGCTGCGCTCTTTGATGCAACAGAGATTGGATTATAGCAAACAGATGATTGTCGGGCATGCTAAAGGTAAAAAGCCACCGTCGGTAGTGTCTGAGCAGGTGCGTACTAGTTTTGAGATGACATCCAAAATCGACGCTCAAATCAAGCTCATGACCGAAGAAGAAAAACGGCTTCTGGAGCTGCGCCGGGCTGCCTTTGAGCGAGCTATGGTTGAAGCCCGCAATATTGAATTGATTTTGGCGCTGTTAAGTGTGATTGGTTTGACCGGGGCTCTGATATTAACTTACCGCTATATGCAAGCTAAAATGCAGGCTGATGAGAGATTTAGGGCTATTTTTGATCATACCTATCAGTTTATAGGGTTGCTCAGCCCTGATGGACGCATCCTGGAGGTTAACAGGACCGCTCTTGAGTTTGTTGGGATAACGGCGACTCAAGCCAGGGGGCTGTACTTTTGGGATAGTCCCTGGTGGTCTTATAGTGATGAGACTAAAAAGCAGGCAAAGGATGCTGTCACCAGTGCTAACAAAGGCAACTTTGTTAGGTTTGAGACAGTGCACTATGGTCCTGATGGCCGCTCTATCACAGTGGATTTTTCGCTCAAGCCAGTACTCGATAAATCCGGCAAAGTAATTTATCTTTTGCCCGAAGGTCGCGATGTATCTGAACAAAGAGCCGCCCAGCGTCTGGTCGAAGACAGTGAAAACCGCTTGCGGGCTGTGTTTACTTGTCTAGCCGAAGGTGTCTATCAAATCGACCTGGATGGCAATCTGGTCTATATGAATAAAGCCGCTGAACGTCTGCTTGGACATACCCAGGCTGAGCTGATGGGGCGCAGTATGCACGAGGCCATTCACTCAGTCACACCAGAAGGTGAGTTTCGTAGTGCTCATGATTCACCTCTGTTGAGAGTGGCTCAAACAGGCGTTGTCTGTCGTGTTTCTGAGGACTGGTTCCAGCGCATCGATGGTACATTTATGCCGGTCGAGTATGTCAGCTCCCCGCTCCAGCAGGATGGCAAGATAGTCGGTGCAGTTGTAGCATTTCAGGATATATCGCTCAGGCGTGATGCCGAAAACCGCGTCAGTGAATTTTATAGCTCTGTCTCTCACGAATTGCGCACACCTTTGACCTCAATTAGAGGTGCTTTAAAACTGCTTGAAGCTGGTAAAGGCGGTGAGCTTGCCCCTCGCGGCAAACATCTGGTGACGATGGGGCGGCAAGAATGCGACCGTCTGGTCAGGCTGATAAACGACATCCTCGATATCCGCAAAATCGAAGCAGGTAAGCTTGAATTGCGCTTGGAAAACGTCAATGCTAGTGCTTTTGTCGAGCAGACTGTGGATAGTCTCAAGACCCTGGCCCAGGAGAGTAACGTCAAACTCAAAGTCGATGCCAGCTGTGACATGGATGTCAGCGTCGACAAAGACAGACTGACCCAGATTTTGACTAATTTGATCTCCAACGCCATCAAATTTTCGCCCGCTGATGGTGAAGTGCTTGTGCGTGTAGCCAGAGACAATGACAGTGTGCGCTTTTCGGTGATGGATCATGGCGTGGGCATAAGTATTGCCAATCAGCAAAAGCTTTTTAGATTGTTTCAACAAGTCGATAGCACTGATGCCCGGCCTAAGGGCGGCACTGGACTGGGTCTGGCCATTAGCAAGGCATTAGTAGAGCAGCACGGTGGGCGCATTGGTGTTGATAGTCAGGAAGGTCAGGGCTCGATATTTTGGTTTACCATTCCGCTGCCCACTATTAGTTTTGCTCGCGAGCAATTGGCGCCGCAGGCAGTGGCGTCAAGGCCTCTTGTGCTAGTGGTCGAGGACGACGAGTCGCTGGCTACTGTGCTGTTGTTTTCTTTGCTGGATAGATTTGATATTAAGCAAGCGCGCTCTATACATGAGGCTCTGACTAAAATAGAAGCCGACAAGCCAAAAGTGATTTTGCTCGACATCCACTTGCCTGATGGCAGTGGCGTTGACTTGCTCGATAAACTGCGCGCCTCTCCTGATACCGAGGACATCCCTGTAGTACTGATGAGTGGAGATGAGCCTAAGCGTAGTCATTATGTCCATCCGCTGGTGGTGGACTTTATGCGTAAACCATTTGCCGAAAACGTCTTAATCGAAACCTTAGAACGTGCCCTCAAATATCGTCCGGCTCGCCTGGCCAGTGCCGTTGTGGCCGAGGATGATGATTTTACTCGTGATCTTTTGGTGCAACAATTGACTCGTCTTGGAGTTAAGTGTAGAGCCGCTTCATCAGGCGAAGAAGCTCTCAATATACTGCGCGCCCAAAAGACAGACTTACTCATATTGGATCTGGGCTTGCCTGGCATGGATGGAGCAAGAGTTGTTGATACCTTAAAAGAAGAAGGTCTGGGCAATATGCCGCTTCTGGTTTATACGGCAAGAGATCTCAATGCCACTCAAAAAGCTCATATCACTC
- a CDS encoding alkaline phytoceramidase has product MQEQNRVKAILLIISLFFATAAIALFVPPIAQSLGYHNFADTTTLCGVPNFWNVASNASFLVAGVAGLIFMLQENVRKSGRTFIDSAEWWPYFAFFVGVTATAFGSAYYHWAPDNNTLLWDRLPLGIMFMGLFAAVIAERIAVDAGRYLTLPLVLFGASTVVNWTVTEHLGLGDLRLYAVVQFFPIVCVPVILRSFPARYTRANDLLVSIGWYALAKVFETFDLSVYTAIGISGHTIKHVLCGVSAYWIVRMLRQRQPLPALASTDSSPS; this is encoded by the coding sequence ATGCAAGAACAAAATCGCGTTAAAGCTATCCTGCTCATCATCTCGTTGTTTTTTGCCACAGCCGCTATCGCTCTGTTTGTGCCGCCTATCGCTCAGTCTCTCGGCTACCACAACTTTGCTGACACAACCACTTTGTGCGGTGTGCCCAACTTCTGGAATGTGGCTTCTAACGCCAGCTTCCTGGTTGCTGGTGTGGCCGGTCTGATCTTTATGCTGCAAGAAAATGTGCGCAAAAGTGGGCGCACCTTTATCGATAGCGCTGAATGGTGGCCTTACTTTGCCTTTTTTGTCGGTGTCACTGCCACCGCCTTTGGTAGTGCTTACTATCACTGGGCGCCCGACAACAACACCCTGCTCTGGGACCGTCTGCCCCTGGGCATCATGTTTATGGGGCTCTTTGCCGCCGTCATCGCTGAACGCATTGCTGTCGATGCCGGTCGCTATCTCACCTTGCCTCTAGTGCTCTTTGGCGCGTCTACAGTGGTCAACTGGACGGTCACCGAGCATCTCGGCCTGGGTGATTTGCGCCTTTACGCGGTAGTGCAGTTCTTCCCCATCGTCTGCGTGCCCGTCATTCTGCGCAGCTTCCCTGCTCGCTATACCCGTGCCAATGACCTGCTTGTCTCGATTGGCTGGTACGCTCTGGCTAAAGTTTTTGAGACTTTTGACTTGAGTGTGTACACCGCCATTGGTATCAGTGGTCATACCATCAAGCATGTCCTTTGTGGCGTCAGTGCCTACTGGATCGTGCGCATGTTGCGCCAGCGTCAGCCTCTGCCGGCACTGGCTAGTACTGACTCTTCACCGAGCTGA